The genomic interval TTCTCACTTTGTTTGCTAAGAGAAAAACAATGGTTGAAATGTTATTGTGGCTGACATTAAAAAAGCCTTTGACCAAATCATTAGCAATTCACTGGCATATTTCAAGATCCAGATATCAATTTCTGATTCTGTTAATTATCGTTGGCATTTTCTCATTAAGAGAACTTTCTATTTCGTCTTAAAAAGCATTTTGTATGCATAAGTTACCGGGTTGTCCTTATTATGGTTCTATTCAATGTCAATAAGTTGTTGTTTCTTCCATAATGCATCAAATGATATTGATCTATTATCAATTGCAGCTACAGAATGGGTGAAGGGAAAGCAAATGGAGGAAGTGTTATCCATAAAAAATACGTAAGTGATTTTCCATAACTTGGTACTATAGCTAGGTTGCTGAACTTTCAAGAAGACAAGACTAATATTTTCTGCAGCACAAACATCTAGaactatagaaaaaaaaaactgagaCTCAGTCGGAGAGAGCTGCAGTTAGATGGAAGCAATCATGACCCAAACAAATCTGGATTACTTGGTCATAATTCAATACCCTACTTTCTTTTCCATTATATAGACAAGATCAGTGAGTATTGTTGGCTAATTCTGTTAAAATAATTTATGAGCACCAGGTAAAACTGGAATGATtgagctttaaaaaaaaattaaactatcaGAGTCAGACCATTATTTGGAAGGCTGGAATGTTATGGAAACAACTGACTCTGACCCAAATAGTATCCACTAGCAAATCTCAAATAGTTTCAAACTTTCAATGTAACAAAGGCTTTGCAGAATAAATTTCTTGGGCGTCTAGCAAAAAACTGGAAACTACTAAAAAGTAATAATCAATGACAGTTTTTTGCAACTTGATTAACAATGACCATGCCGGTACATATTTGATTATTCTGATCTATCAaggagtttttttttatactggTTATAATCCAGCTATGAATTGACTTACCATTCATGAATTGACGTCGTAGTTCTCTTTTTATAACCCGCAACAAGTTAGGTGATTTTTGAAGGTGTACATCAAATGGAGGTATTCGGATATATATTTGGCTACAATTCTTATGAATGAATTCGACTGTTGTGCATATTGTGAGTTTTTGACTTTCTATCGTTAGATTTTTCCACAAAATTTTCCCCAGCTGTGCAGCAACACTGATTAGTTGAACAACTCTATGATTTTATCTAGTCTTTCAATTTCCgtgtattaataattaattttctacTGATAAGTAGGAGATACCTCTCAAGGTACCACGTGATGTAGTAATTTTACTGTTTTATAAATTTGCACTCTAATTTTATTCTGTTCTTACTCCGATGGTCATGTTTCACTGAGCTACAATTGAGGTAAAGAATATAATGTATTGTACACTTTGGAATTTCTTATTACTATGGCCTAAGCGTTTGTTGTACTTTAGAATATTCTCTATTGTTTTTTTGCTTGGTCGCTTCCTCATTTCACCATCTTTTTTGGCTTTTGCATTTGCCCTACCTTTGTACTAAAAGTTATTTGAGAAAACCATTTCTATAATCTGATTTCATTACTGATCTGATGATATTATTTACGTGTGATGTTATATAGCGATATTGCCAAACACCTTTCACTTCCCCCGGTGAAGCTTCACTGCAGCATGCTTGCAGAAGATGCAATCAAAGCGGCCGTGAAAGACTATGAAGCAAAGAAAGTCAAATCTACTGGTAAGACCGAGGCAGTGCAAACTGACAAGGTTGCAAATGCCTAAAAGGTCACTTGGAAGGACATACTTGCAAGACTTGCCTAGAATGTACTAAGTGGTATAACTTGCGTTTAGTGTGCATCATATGCCTATAACGGTGCAAACTGATCCGAGAAAACTAATACCTTCCTGGTTAGAATGCCACTTTCTGGTGTGTTTATATTGTTTAAAAATAAGCTAGGGGGATATAAACTTTTAAAGATCGTATCTTGGATTTATGGTTGTTCTTTTGCTTATTCTGAGTTGTTTTATGGTATATGGAGAATATTGATGATCCAAAGTGGTGATATGGAAGTTCGAGGTAGCAATTTTGGAGATGGCTGGACGATTTAGCGAATTTGATCCTGCAAAACACAAAATAGTTTATTTTTAATCGTAGTTTGATGCTTTGGTGAATATTGTTTTTCGAAGCTTGCACGATCACTTGCAAAACATAGAATTGACGCTCAAATCAGTGAATGAATGCACCAAGAAAGATGAGTGAATAAAAATGACATACTTTAAAGGTAAAATAGCACCGACACGCATAGCAGAATGACACTGCATTCAATCAAACAACAAAAGCAACAAATAGCCTaacatcaaatgcaaatgtgcctCCAAAAGGATCTGAACTTGATGAGGAGTCACCATGcatcatcttctcttcttggtaGACTGTAAAGTTGCTGGTGATGGTATTGATCTTTTCTTCACAAAAGCTCTTGTCCTGCTCTCTGGTTCATCCTCGTCACTCAACACGTTCTCTTTAACCGGGGTGTTGTTCTCTACATTTTCTGAAGTCAATTTCTTCTTAGAGTTCAACTTCCCAAGCAATCTTCTCGCCGCTTGATCGACTGAAACTGCAACTTTAGCTTTTGGTGTGAGTTTAGCTCCCAGACCCAACCTACACAAACATATTAATCAACCAAATCTCATACTGACATAGCGCCCGACAAATAATAAGCATAGCTGTGCAacattcaaggcaccttgaaggtCGACCCTCAGATTCTACTTCGCTCGGTTCATCGCTTGCTGATGTGGTCATACTATTAACCCATGTTTCAGCCTGAAATCCACACCTCCATTAGAATCAACATAGCTATATGGTTTCCCATAGTTCTAGATTAAGCTTTCTCATTTTTCATAATCCAAAAGACAAATAAAGGAATAATATCACAGTTCACAAACAGAGGTGTGCCGACCAGAATGTAACAAGGGGAACTAGTGGGCATTTAATGAAATCATGGAGCTCACAATTTCTACTTATAACAACGCAGTAGAGATATGTTTGCAGATTGTGATGAAAATATGTGGATAGATCTCAGTTATTAGTCTTCAGAGCTTGGTCCATGCCTCAAAATTCGCAGTTCTTCTTCCACAACTagtccaatttgattggaaatggaGCCCTGTTTAGTATATATCACACTAATGTTTTTACAATTAACAATAAACTGAATATTGATAAAGCTTCAAAACTTAAGGCATAAACCCAATACTAAAACGATAATGTACAATAACAAATAAAGGTGGTATCGAAATGCATTACCAATTTCAGAGCCTTGTCAAGTTTCACCACTTTTGGTATCTTGTTGGCATTTGGTTCAGTACCCATCCTATCTTTTGATAAACTCAAAGACCCTTCTTTGTCCCTCGATAATGTATCAGGACCTGCTCAGATTATGGCACCTTAATTATCCAAAAAAAAGAGCCTGATTTGTCTGTCAATTCTCCAATTAGGGATAGCAAAGGAAAATCATAACTAACTACAAGCAATGATAGTGAAGGATAGTTATATCCATTTGGATAGTGAAGGATACTCAATTCATCCAATAAGGGAAAAACACTATTAAAATCTTCAATAGTACTAAGCTTAATTACTTTCTTACATTTCAGTATGGACATAATCAATCTAAGTCCATTATGGGAAGGATCTAACCAACAACCATTGGATTTATTGTTTAACAACCTTACATAAAATTGTGCGAGTAAATTTAACAAGATTTGTGTAATTGAATTTATGAAAACATCAGTGATATCAAACCAAAAAAATCATAAACCACTATAGGAGATTGGATACACATAAGTGGTCATACTTCAACCATTTGATCTATTCTACATGAAGAGGCCTAATTTATTTAGTTCGTGAAAGAATTGTAGGAGGCAGTCATGCCAATTGATTCCTACATGTAAGAAACCATTATACTTCACACCTTCAACCATTACATATGAATTCATACTTACATAGTCTTTGGTTCGCTGGGACGGTGAAGGGCGTCGGGGTTGTTGTGGGAGGCGGCTCTCGACCGGGAGAGTGAGGAGTGAGGGAGATGGTCGAGAAGTACGGGAGAGAAACGACCGGGACAGTGACGATCCGAGCAAGAacggagagagagagggggggatGTGGGACCAGATCGTCGTCGACGTCCTGACGGCTGCGGGCGCCGAGGGTTGGGGAATTCGAACGAATGGACCGAATAattatattagaaaaaaaaactgCTTTGAGATTCGTGCATGATGCGAGTCCTGCACTCAGACCTCTTCACTAGATCTGGAGCGAAGGGTCTTCAATCCAGTTTTATCCCTTCGTTAACTCCAGTCTTCTTCTGCTATTAGGCGGCAGGTTGAAGGTTGGTGAAAACTTCTCTACTCCTCGGCCTAATCTTCCAAGAGTCGACGATCGTTTCTGTCTCATCTCCGGCGATTGATTTCTTCAGCGAGattgattttggatttttttttccccTCTTTTCTTTAAGCTGATGGACAAAGTTTCCCTATTGTTTACTTTCGTCCGACTCGAAAGCTGCTTTCAGATCGGAAATAAATACAGGAAATAGTTTCGAAATAGTTCACTTGTATTTCGCCGATTTTGATTTCATAAAAGAATTCTATCTTTCGGAGAACCGagatgattgatgattgatcGCGTGTTCACCGTGTTTCTGGGCGATGAGTAAATTTCTATTTCGCCGACATGATGTAGTTTCTCTCGTGCTAATGAATTTAATCCTTGATTCGCACTTGCTATTTCGTCCATTGAGGTTTCTAGTTTGTAGTGCTTTGCTTGTGTCTCCGGCTCCTTCAACGGGTTTGATAGCATTTGGTACTTTAAGTACTGTTCTTGTTCAAGTATATTCTAAATTTGTGCTTTTCCACACTTGGAGCAAATGTGCACTGGttgttttattgttttttttcttctataattGGCAAGCATCAAAACGTTTCTGTTAGGCAGGTGAGGCTAGATAAATGGACAGCTGTGAGAACGAGAATCATTATGGCGATTGTAACAAAGGGGATGTATTGAAGCAGATTGAAGAAGAGACGGAGGAGAAAGAGAAGGGCGCATCAACCCCATCCAGTTCGATGAGCAGATCTAGCTCACGGCCACAACTTGATCTTAGCAGGGCTGCCATACAAGGAGACTTGGAAGACAGGAATCCCACAATCCTGCTGCCAAACCAGTCTGATGACATATCCCACTTGGCTTTGGATATCGGAGGTCTTTTCTTGTTTTTACCTTGTAGCTTTCTCATTTTCTGTCTCTGTGAGATGAGATTTATTCATTTTTCtctaaattatttattttccaACAGAATTCTtagtttaagaaattatgattGTTTGACCACAAAAGCGCTTAAGTTGTGCCGGGTTAGAGTACTTCATACATGTGTGAATGCTGTTTCCATCTTTCAGACTATGAAACCATTCAAATTACTCTGGCAAATCATTTCTATGTTGATATATATTTCTCACGCCACTCTGTTTGTTCCTAGGATCCCTCATTAAGCTGGTATATTTTTCACGGCATGAGGAACTTTCAGTTGATGACAAGAGGAGGAAATCCATGAAGAAAAGGTTTGGACTGTCAAATGGAAATAGGAGAAGCTATCCAATTCTTGGTGGTCGGCTTCACTTTGTGAAGTTTGAGACTGGGAAACTCAATGAATGCCTTGATTTTATTTCTTCCAAACAACTTCATCGCGGTGGTACGCTACTGCAATCTTTTGAGAATTAATGGACTTACTTAAATTAGACATTTGATTGAGATGTGTTATGATCTATTATTAGTTGATCAATGATAAATAGCCAAGAGTAAGCTGTTATCGAGATTTTCTTTGCCATATCAATTTGTTGTTTCTTAATTCTATGTGAGGCATTAGGAAAAAGTTTACATCAGCAGTACTTACTTTTAAGTATGACATAGTGTGCAAGCCGTCAAACTGATTagatatattaaattgacttcTATTTTTTGCTAGCTATTTATCTAGCTAAGACAGTCCCTGATTATAGGCTGCTATTTCCACTTGTATATTAAAAGAAGTTTACTTTCAGAACTATGATGCTCATAAAACAAGTATCAATAATAGTCAAGCTATCGTCATCTTGGTACTTATGACAGTTTTCCCCCACGAATTTCATAGTTTCCTCAATTTCACATTACTCCTTTCAGTAAACTATTTTAGATTACAGGGATTGACTCACCTTCCTGGCGATCTGCAGCGCAACCAAATCATAACATTGTAATGAAGGTAACATGGTGAAATTCCTTCCTTTTATGTTTGGTTCAACCTCTATTCTCTCTACATTCTAGTTTTTAGATTCATAGATATATTTAGGCGCAATTCCTTGGAGGCTTTGAACAATGATAATTTGAGAGAACACCACCTAAAAAATTTGCGCCACATTCATATATCCTTTTAACACTTTGAGATTAAGTGAAGCCAATGAAAACAATTTGTAGTATCTTTTGTCTTTTTTTAATCTTATCTTGTGCCAACCACTTCGGGGAATGAGAGTCCAGATGTTCCTGGAATTTTTGTAAATGTACTATGAAAGATATAATGGATGCTAATCAATAGAATATATAAGGGCTTGTTATGTTGTTGAAAATTGACAAAAAATAAAAAGGCAAATCACGGTTAAATAACTGAGGAAAAACGAGAAAGCGTCTCTCAACTTAGTTATTTTCCTTTCCATACTCATAGACAGCTCACAGATGAGCACATCATGCTGATGACCTGTCTAAGTGCCatagattccaacttatcaagttGAGTTTGCTAGTGAGACATAGTGTTGAAATTTTGAGTTTCGGTAGGATTTCAGATAGTAAACTTTTAAGAGTCCGAAGGAGCAAGTGCAGGTTGTACTTAGTGTGTCATTTTTGTTATCGGAAATAATAATGCAGGCTGTTTTGCTGTATCACTTATGCAACATATGTTGAGAATTGAGATTCTAAAAGGATTTTGCCCTAATCTTATATGGATTATAATTTATATGTACATAAATCTGTCTGTGTTTTTTTTGTCTTGATTTCAGTGTTGATTTATCTTCAGCAGTGCTCTTTCCTGGGAAATAATGTTCTTTTTGTTTTAATATTTCTCATAGATCATGTTTTCTGTGTTTTTCTGGCTTAGTTGGATAAGTTTACAGTTAGACTATGAATTTGCAGAATATTCATTAATTTTGGTATATTGactaattagttttcttggaaaGGCCACAGGTGGTGGGGCTTACAAGTTCGCTGATGTATTAAAAGAACGTCTTGGAGTTGGTCTTGATAAGGAAGATGAGATGCATTGCCTTGTAGCTGGTGCCAATTTCTTGCTTAAAGtatatttcctatttttattttctttttgctgATGCTTGCAAGCGCTATTTTCCTGTAAATAAAGCAAATGCTTATACATTTGACCTTTCAGTATATTAAAGCTTGGAGTTTTGTACTAACTGCACTGTGATTTCTTAGATGCTTATCAACAATAAATCTAGCCCTCCCTCCCACCCCTTTTATTATACTTCCATTACCGCTCATTTTTACATATACTTCCATGCACCCATGTCCACTTCTGGGAGCAGCTGCAGATAGTTCTTAGTGCATAACTGTTTGATTTGGGAAACAGCAATGCAGGTTGGCGTTGCTGTATCAACTGAACAGTTCTCTCCCATATTTTATTACTGCTTGAGCAACCCTTTTGTTAGCAGTCATAATTTGAATAAATGAAGCAATGATCAAACTATCAATTTGTGCAGGatctaattaaataatatattgcAGTCTGTTGACATTATTTTTCTTACTCTTTAAGTACTGGTATATTGATGACATTTTGTGGATTTATTTTAACAAAGCAGTTGGAACTCCTATTGTATCTTGCATTTGCAACTGCTTCTGCTTATTCCTGAAACTAGATAATGTGTTTACATTTTCATAAATTAGTTGGGACTCATAATTTATCTTTCATTTGAAACTGCTTACTCCCGGTACTAGATAATGTGTGCAGCTGAGACTAATTTATGTTAAGACTTTTGATGTCACATCACAACAAGGCATGCTTTTTTACATGCCGGTCATCAAGTCTGGCGCATACACATTACAATCCCAGTAAATCAAGTCCAAGGGAACTTATTAATTTCATGTTTGAGATAGTACCAAGAAGAATGGTAATTGCCATCCTTTCGGGTCTTCCCTATAGCACATGCTAACATTGAACGTTAATAAAGCAGTAATACAATGGAAACATTAACCAGTTGATGATATAGCCTTGAATGGAGTGTAATGGAGTGATATGACTCTTGTAGCTGACTCCAATTAGTTGGGTCTTATGATTATGATCATAATTAATAGGATCGCCTGGATATTTCTGCATCTGATTATTGATAGCGTTTGATGAACACTAAATGATTAGTATTTAAAATTAcgaaaaggaatttttataaataattcttATACAATTATGTCACATCACCAAATTTAGTATGTCACATTCTTCACAAGGAAACTATTTATTGAATGTAGAGttttttcaaagtaattggaTAGTGCCCATTTTATTGTTTCTTCAAGCAGACATCTATGATCTGCAAaatttttatattgatttttttcataatttgtcCAGGCAATAAGGCATGAAGCTTTCACACACATGGATGGCCAGAAAGAATTTGTGCAGATTGATCAGAATGATTTGTTTCCATTTCTTCTTGTTAATATTGGTTCTGGAGTTAGCATTATCAAGGTATTGCCTACCTCTAATATTGTACTGTGCATGCTTTTTCTGCAAAGCATGAACACCTAATTTGTAGCTCCATTAGGTGGATGGTGAAGGAAAATTTGAGCGGGTTAGTGGGACAAATGTAGGCGGTGGTACTTATTGGGGATTAGGGAGGTTGTTGACAAAGTGCAAAAGGTTTGTGTTTTCTGTTGATATCTAGATTTACCATGTCAAAGttgtttaaa from Zingiber officinale cultivar Zhangliang chromosome 6B, Zo_v1.1, whole genome shotgun sequence carries:
- the LOC121992938 gene encoding uncharacterized protein LOC121992938 yields the protein MGTEPNANKIPKVVKLDKALKLAETWVNSMTTSASDEPSEVESEGRPSRLGLGAKLTPKAKVAVSVDQAARRLLGKLNSKKKLTSENVENNTPVKENVLSDEDEPESRTRAFVKKRSIPSPATLQSTKKRR